A stretch of Exiguobacterium sp. BMC-KP DNA encodes these proteins:
- a CDS encoding phage minor head protein, with protein sequence MCDISFITKADDDELRGLLKDFPEVEYLIERINGLEAVLARLLREHRKDYITAINLFYEEVGQTMGFAFSMGLPGVLATTTMAPAVSLALMPHLQEVASHIASTTMARIDKDVVFQAVSPSRIRFMQAYSDELGRVLDQNTANKVTQVIASTLEQRGSVHDVIQALKDEPDFDRARARRIAITETLTAASVGDDEAYRQSPAVTGVEWLHSGGRKNKPRASHVALSGTQKGLNDFFDVEGELARYPRDTSLSAKQRINCHCTTTPVVDPNILGLSAEEKNAIRQGVIAQFE encoded by the coding sequence ATGTGTGACATCTCCTTCATCACGAAGGCGGACGACGATGAACTGCGCGGTCTGCTGAAGGACTTCCCAGAGGTCGAATACCTGATTGAACGGATCAACGGACTCGAAGCGGTGTTGGCTCGGCTCCTGCGGGAGCACCGGAAGGACTACATCACGGCAATCAACCTCTTCTACGAAGAAGTCGGGCAAACGATGGGGTTCGCGTTCAGCATGGGACTGCCGGGCGTCTTAGCAACAACGACGATGGCTCCTGCGGTCTCGCTCGCCTTGATGCCACACCTGCAAGAAGTCGCGTCGCACATCGCCAGCACGACGATGGCGCGCATCGATAAGGACGTCGTCTTCCAAGCGGTCAGTCCGAGTCGCATCCGCTTCATGCAAGCCTACAGCGACGAACTCGGGCGTGTCCTCGACCAGAACACGGCGAACAAGGTGACGCAAGTCATCGCAAGCACCCTAGAACAACGTGGGAGCGTCCATGACGTCATTCAAGCACTCAAGGATGAACCGGACTTCGACCGCGCGCGGGCACGACGCATTGCCATCACGGAGACGCTGACTGCTGCCAGTGTCGGGGACGATGAAGCCTACCGGCAATCACCCGCTGTCACAGGCGTCGAGTGGTTGCACAGCGGAGGACGCAAGAACAAACCCCGCGCTTCCCACGTCGCACTCAGCGGGACACAGAAGGGACTCAACGATTTCTTCGACGTCGAGGGGGAACTGGCGCGCTATCCGCGTGACACGTCCTTATCCGCGAAACAACGTATCAACTGTCACTGCACGACGACACCCGTCGTAGATCCGAACATCCTCGGCTTATCGGCTGAAGAGAAGAACGCGATCCGTCAGGGCGTTATCGCACAATTTGAATAG